In a single window of the Oscarella lobularis chromosome 4, ooOscLobu1.1, whole genome shotgun sequence genome:
- the LOC136186110 gene encoding hepatocyte growth factor receptor-like isoform X3 codes for MTNAANKQTWVNCNCTSTDDTIQVNGTCEMYSGGEVCHSSRAGSLVFVDSRYNQSYLHAETIKMFQENNETLSELSSPSCDDSLITLYCHLLYPDCLTVTKGSQNYSYPSPLCSDACFTGFGDKGDCASSYQQTIAIYQSSFAKKSITPIHMLFEAPNCAQLPSSTDSQCMMLKTPTVTGSPFPIVIVASSASSTLVVIITVAVLLTICACRRRRSQNTLTERSFPLVPLRPSLWDSATETKIRKVAISPDRLKIQDIIGEGNFGKVYKCLLDSSQTVAAKSVKIDPGSDPTKETQSFVMEALRMTDLNHPNVMNLLGICWSPNSDNVRYTSPLVVLPYMMLGDLRTHLRRKRIKTTTLSSGVTFSCDTGGTSLKSNEPIVGTNELTTESPLPTTVELVQFGYQVAKGMEYLSARGIVHRDLAARNCMVDWDLKIKVADFGLARALQEEKDYYRMNPKGARIPIRWCALESLTDGLFTIKTDTWSYGVTLWEIMSLGKMPYPGVAVQDIASLLEKGDRLDRPSNCPEEIYEVMNQCWLTEAGERPSFEKIVETLGDYLGTNIPGGYLTV; via the exons ATGACGAACGCTGCCAATAAACAAACGTGGGTCAATTGCAATTGCACCTCCACCGACG ATACTATTCAAGTCAATGGCACTTGTGAAATGTACAGTGGCGGAGAAGTGTGTCACAGCAGTCGTGCCGGTTCTCTCGTCTTTGTCGATTCTCGCTACAATCAAAGCTACTTGCACGCTGAAACGATTAAAATGTTTCAAGAAAACAATGAGACTTTGAGTGAGCTTTCAAGCCCATCATGTGACGACTCCCTCATCACTCTCTATTGCCACTTACTGTATCCTGATTGTTTGACTGTGACAAAGGGCTCTCAGAACTATTCCTATCCTTCTCCTTTATGCTCAGACGCATGCTTTACAGGATTTGGAGATAAGGGCGACTGTGCTTCTAGCTATCAGCAGACAATAGCCATATATCAATCGTCTTTcgccaaaaaatcaatcactCCTATTCATATGCTTTTCGAAGCTCCGAACTGTGCTCAATTGCCGTCTAGCACAGATTCTCAATGTATGATGTTGAAGACGCCAACAGTGACGGGCTCTCCGTTTCCTATTGTCATAGTGGCATCTAGCGCATCTAGTACACTGGTTGTCATCATTACTGTTGCCGTCCTTCTTACAATTTGCGcgtgcagaagaagaagatctcAAAATACTCTGACTGAAAGAAGCTTTCCTCTCGTACCTCTTCGTCCGTCTCTTTGGGATTCAGCTACAGagacgaaaattcgaaaagttGCTATAAGTCCTGACCGTTTAAAAATTCAAGATATCATTGGCGAAG GCAATTTTGGTAAAGTGTACAAATGTCTTTTGGATTCTTCACAAACCGTAGCTGCCAAATCTGTCAAAATTG ACCCGGGCAGTGATCCGACAAAAGAGACGCAGAGCTTTGTGATGGAAGCTCTACGAATGACCGATTTAAATCATCCGAATGTAATGAACTTACTTGGCATCTGCTGGTCACCAAATAGCGACAACGTGCGATACACCTCACCGTTGGTCGTTCTTCCCTACATGATGCTGGGTGACCTCCGAACGCATctgaggagaaagagaatcaaAACGACAACACTTTCGAGTGGCGTCACGTTTTCTTGCGACACGGGTGGCACTAGCTTGAAAAGTAATGAACCTATTGTTGGAACTAATGAATTGACAACGGAG AGTCCTCTTCCGACAACTGTCGAGCTCGTGCAGTTTGGTTATCAAGTTGCAAAGGGAATGGAATATTTGTCAGCGAGAGGTATCGTGCACCGAGACTTGGCTGCGAGAAATTGCAT GGTAGACTGGGATTTGAAAATTaaagtcgccgattttgGGTTGGCCAGGGCGCTGCAAGAGGAAAAGGATTATTATCGAATGAATCCAAAGGGAGCACGTATTCCCATTCGTTGGTGTGCTTTGGAGAGTCTTACTGATGGCCTCTTCACCATCAAAACCGATACG TGGTCATATGGAGTTACACTGTGGGAAATCATGAGCCTGGGAAAGATGCCGTATCCTGGAGTAGCTGTTCAGGACATCGCTTCACTTCTCGAAAAAGGAGATCGGTTGGACAGACCCAGTAATTGTCCAGAAGAAAT ATACGAAGTTATGAATCAGTGTTGGCTGACAGAAGCAGGAGAGAGACCGTCATTTGAAAagatcgtcgaaacgcttGGTGACTATCTGGGAACAAACATCCCAGGCGGATACCTTACTGTGTAA
- the LOC136186109 gene encoding muscle, skeletal receptor tyrosine-protein kinase-like, translating into MVSVLATAVVVNFLVVFSSSTTTSQRGHEVTRSSPLITSVITTTTTQSTTTRTRSPTAIGSTAQTPKGKCELFNDELASVCEPFRANRTIYVDARPEYSQSRVTHFMSELVRGLAIVTGSIPAPPQCQTLLIEGICVYMMPDCHTDSSGKAIMPRLCKESCERIFKHQHLCHQLFVAASGSSAFLAEVKKFDAIHTDFRDFQCDGLPSQDSGSCYDELLNLPTLPPPTPRATTNSSAVTPSKAKPQCEAKCAFPFTYQGIEYTECATVGLQYRNFRPWCMTNAANRQTWVNCNCTSMDDTIQVNGTCEMYSGGGVCRGSRAGSLVFVDSRYNQSYLNNETIKVFQENNETLSQLLSPSCAGFLITLYCHLLYPDCLTVTKDSQNYSYPSPLCSDACFTAFGDKGGCASSYREAIAIYQLSFAKKAITPLHMVSEALNCAQLPSSADSQCMMLKTPTSPTTPNLESGISTPVIVSIVLFFALVAALLSLIILLLHRRKRQRHDVKNGEMGPCHSNSSYGIPSIRISSSSSMKMALRKQGTSQRFLVNPEFTLKDFPEISLDSIEYVRDLGEGAFGQVFLGSVGSFNSQNHSSNTLVAVKVLKEKRNGESESQKEEFLMELSILSQLRHPNIITLLAKCTEEEPNCMVLEYMSLGDLTGFLHSCKISVETVLQTDANDSGCGTDDDKPKYRHFVTIKDLQRMLLQICHGLVYLAKRRYVHRDMATRNCLVGEGLTVKISDFGLSRDIYANDYYRMKGMSPVPIRWMAPESIIYGKYTLKSDIWSLGVVIYEVFSLGMRPYYGMGNEEVVKYVSSGGLLVPPDDCPPEYVAVMRECCVKEAEERPSAAKVIEMLS; encoded by the exons ATGGTCAGCGTGTTGGCGACGGCAGTAG tcgtcaactttctcgtcgttttctcctcgtcgacgacgacgtcacagcGGGGGCACGAGGTCACCCGCTCCTCTCCTCTAATTACGTCTGTCATCACGACAACAACGACTCAATCAACAACGACAAGGACTCGATCGCCCACCGCGATCGGATCTACAGCGCAAACGCCCAAGGGCAAATGCGAacttttcaacgacgaattggcgaGCGTCTGCGAGCCTTTTCGCGCCAATCGGACGAtttacgtcgacgcgagacCCGAATACAGCCAAAGTCGAGTCACTCATTTCATGTCGGAGCTAGTCAGAGGCCTAGCGATAGTCACTGGGTCAATTCCGGCTCCTCCTCAATGCCAGACGTTGCTTATCGAGGGTATATGCGTCTATATGATGCCCGATTGTCACACGGACAGTTCGGGAAAGGCGATTATGCCACGTCTGTGCAAGGAAAGCTGCGAGCGCATTTTCAAGCATCAGCATCTCTGTCATCAACTGTTTGTCGCCGCGTCGGGATCGTCTGCTTTTTTAGCGGAGGTGAAAAAGTTTGACGCTATTCACACGGATTTCAGAGACTTTCAGTGTGACGGCTTGCCTTCGCAAGACAGCGGAAGCTGTTACGATGAACTTTTGA ATTTGCCTACTTTGCCACCGCCGACCCCGCGGGCGACGACTAATAGCTCGGCCGTTACTCCATCGAAAGCGAAGCCCCAGTGTGAGGCAAAATGCGCGTTTCCTTTCACTTATCAAGGAATAGAATATACGGAGTGCGCGACGGTCGGATTACAGTATCGAAATTTCAGACCTTGGTGTATGACGAACGCTGCCAATAGACAAACGTGGGTCAATTGTAATTGCACCTCTATGGACG atACTATTCAAGTCAATGGCACTTGTGAAATGTACAGTGGCGGAGGCGTGTGTCGCGGGAGTCGTGCCGGTTCTCTCGTCTTTGTCGATTCTCGCTACAATCAAAGCTACTTAAACAATGAAACAATTAAAGTTTTTCAAGAAAACAATGAGACTTTAAGTCAGCTTCTAAGCCCATCATGTGCCGGCTTCCTCATTACTCTCTATTGCCATTTACTGTATCCTGATTGTTTGACTGTAACAAAAGACTCTCAGAACTACTCCTATCCTTCTCCTTTATGCTCAGACGCATGCTTTACAGCATTTGGAGATAAGGGCGGCTGTGCATCTAGCTATCGAGAGGCAATAGCCATATACCAATTGTCTTTCGCCAAAAAAGCAATCACACCTCTTCATATGGTTTCCGAAGCGCTGAACTGTGCTCAGTTGCCATCTAGCGCGGATTCTCAATGTATGATGTTGAAGACTCCCACTTCGCCAACTACGCCCAATTTGGAAAGTGGAATCAGCACGCCTGTTATTGTTTCtatcgttcttttctttgcgctCGTCGCTGCGTTGCTAAGTCTTATTATTCTTCTGTTGCATCGTCGGAAACGTCAGcgtcatgacgtcaaaaacgggGAGATGGGACCCTGTCACTCAAATTCGAGCTATGGAATTCCGTCCATtagaatttcttcgtcatccaGCATGAAAATGGCACTTAGAAAACAAGGAACATCACAGCGTTTTCTTGTCAATCCAGAATTTACCCTGAAAGACTTTCCAGAAATTTCTCTCGATAGTATAGAATATGTGAGAGATCTTGGTGAAGGAGCATTTGGACAG GTTTTCTTGGGATCTGTGGGCAGTTTTAATAGTCAAAATCACAGCAGCAATACCCTGGTTGCAGTCAAAGTCttaaaagaaaagcgaaacggcgaaagcgaGTCTCAGAAGGAAGAGTTCCTTATGGAACTAAGTATACTGAGTCAACTACGACATCCCAATATCATCACGCTTCTCGCAAAGTGCACAGAAGAAGAGCCAAATTGCATGGTGCTCGAATACATGAGCCTCGGAGATTTGACCGGATTTTTGCACTCCTGTAAAATTTCCGTTGAGACAGTGCTTCAGACCGACGCCAATGATAGCGGTTGCGGcacagacgacgacaaaccGAAATACCGTCACTTTGTCACGATAAAGGATCTCCAACGAATGCTCCTTCAAATTTGCCACGGATTGGTTTACCTCGCCAAGCGTCGTTACGTGCATCGAGACATGGCAACGAGGAAttgtctcgtcggcgaaggacTGACGGTCAAAATTTCCGATTTTGGATTGTCTAGAGACATCTACGCGAACGATTACTACAG AATGAAGGGCATGTCTCCGGTGCCCATTCGCTGGATGGCTCCAGAGAGTATTATCTACGGAAAATACACGCTCAAGTCAGACATATGGTCACTTGGAGTCGTCATTTACGAAGTATTCTCGCTGGGTATGCGACCCTATTACGGCATGGGCAACGAGGAGGTGGTAAAGTACGTCAGCAGTGGAGGCCTCCTTGTTCCCCCAGACGACTGTCCGCCTGAGTACGTCGCCGTGATGCGCGAGTGCTGCGTGAAAGAGGCCGAAGAGAGGCCATCTGCTGCAAAGGTAATAGAAATGCTATCctag
- the LOC136186096 gene encoding uncharacterized protein, which yields MRVRKAPAMEPSPLLLLFVFFVFIECDVVEIYVSPTRGRVASSCGLASTSPCRGIEGMIARLNATCSVTRQRRSHVIFGDTCSSERRMHRVLFERGTYESDPLLFVNFRHWKFLGVDVIIEGDGSDFIEELSYFTSIGGRFPALFYLKNASDVTVENFHFRAKALYVRNFFLLITVDRSRDVVIRGVKFEGIRAGQRALLVYPAGGKTKIENCSLAGNEKQEDPDFKLIYIYMGMTDEKTEVILQNVHVTSVGNASYTFMKDQYLYKPSFGNNLIESEYDSTSTSTALLIHFDMSSQSNDVSVIDCLFSGIRPVSGRSPVSVFFEQNSANNSVSIRDTNFANNFALSGGALAVTLTPSNAVTLSNCSFSHNEALANGGAVFLNFAGKFTTTDSYNVTIFDCLFKGNKALSGSALFLYYYYTEIVFQYSKLSGRLEDCHLQKVFVTSSTFFNNTARQGSIYTHRIHLETDGKSRFLNNSGGAIFLVSSFLGMSGRIFFIGNSAEKGAGMAVISGSQVDLSRLESGHFENNFVNSYGGVLWADEASTEATYENLVFDYSFDDVDRTRPCFISFGNEHPEQQISGNITVINNTAGIDGDVVYAYTFRHCWLANFAPGFNLGGLQKQVAFVTTSAHSVHSIASSAPNYLTFEGASCRCFKPAGKKLYLSLEKCNSTEALQLFSNISSLATSARLLVDELQLLDDNRKSLNPAAGIGSLPHPDMLYFPWSWLVYSDDTIETGSLRAATDQPNPSSIILTPSPGKEFVMNFTMKGQFLEPSGSSTYMELESLNGSVLLEVDKVGYRADEKVFFSPQQPLSTVRLHGREGSRGNLVVRAKSHLTDWLLIIRIPFILARCPLGFRSPSQSVDFDHLPNVINDEYLSKVSCSCLNTKSTEDDTLYSSTIRYCTNNATAFVNLYKWIGYPDNLESFPISNCSEVIASNEPTPNGLSCYYVNDPIDVVKSSDKTSRSAVASCVLDYCRYFSGDGLALREDGMCADGRQGLLCGQCKDGHAVTPSSLECQKCDDHYPIVVFLNAFFCLLIVVIVVGFNVKLTPILAALLFVTQTSQIFVNLNPAAYFIIHIVNLDFSFGLCFSSSFSALARRAWHYFSPLYTLVLIGLLFLLNRCKVKYLSRLLSKRNCLNGLWLVVVLSYFRLVNVAFSCLRCVRIEPDGVVSPSYRFLEDPSVACFDDAHLSLFIGSVLLLGLVLMPFPFAILWARHRPRFKPFGDIYCSPYKDERWWWCSVDLLRRFVFALLDIYVPEGNQFEWKCRTLTIYAVFLLLIQGLAKPYKSTLANVFEMLALFDLCILSVLTSGRVLSTVDGAYVYVLVYLPWFAAACLYAYSKRDKIMKGTRKRSGTKSHYEFTTGARDSRESAISLEKMTDKSPKPGLRDPLLEEE from the exons ATGAGAGTTCGCAAAGCCCCGGCTATGGAGCCCTCTCCTTTGCttttattatttgttttctttgtcttcatcGAATGCGATGTGGTCGAAATCTACGTATCGCCGACACGTGGACGtgtcgcgtcgtcgtgcggtctcgcgtcgacgtctccgtGCCGGGGAATTGAAGGAATGATCGCGCGACTCAATGCAACGTGTAGCGTCACGCGCCAAAGACGTTCTCACGTCATATTCGGCGACACGTGTTCGTCGGAACGTCGGATGCATCGCGTTCTCTTCGAAAGGGGAACGTACGAAAGCGATCCTCTTCTAttcgtcaattttcgtcattgGAAATTTCTCGgtgtcgacgtcatcatcgaagGAGACGGAAGCGATTTTATCGAAGAACTATCGTATTTTACGTCTATTGGCGGTCGCTTTCCCGCTCTTTTCTATCTAAAAAACGCGTCAGATGTGACGGTGgaaaattttcattttcgaGCCAAAGCACTTTATGtgagaaatttctttcttttgattaCCGTCGATCGGtcgcgagacgtcgtcatacGTGGCGTGAAATTCGAAGGAATTAGGGCAGGACAGCGAGCACTTCTAGTCTATCCAGCAGGCGGTAAaacgaaaattgaaaactGTTCTCTCGCTGGAAATGAAAAACAAGAGGACCCGGATTTCAAACTCATTTACATTTATATGGGAATGACGGACGAAAAGACGGAAGTAATCCTACAAAACGTTCACGTTACTTCCGTGGGAAATGCTAGCTACACTTTTATGAAGGATCAATATCTTTATAAACCAAGTTTTGGAAATAACTTGATTGAATCCGAATATGATTCCACATCTACGTCGACGGCTCTTCTGATTCATTTTGACATGTCATCTCAATCTAATGACGTATCTGTCATCGATTGTCTCTTCTCTGGTATTCGTCCCGTTAGCGGACGGTCACCCGTTTCCGTCTTTTTTGAGCAAAACAGCGCAAATAATTCCGTTTCTATACGCGATACGAATTTTGCGAATAATTTTGCTTTATCTGGGGGAGCGCTAGCTGTCACTTTGACTCCAAGCAATGCCGTGACGCTGTCCAATTGCTCTTTCTCGCACAATGAAGCTCTCGCAAATGGCGGTGCCgtgtttttgaattttgccGGAAAATTTACGACGACCGATTCTTACAATGTGACTATTTTTGATTGTCTATTCAAAGGAAACAAGGCGCTATCTGGGTCCGCGCTATTTCTCTACTATTACTATACGGAAATCGTTTTTCAATATTCCAAATTGTCCGGTCGTTTGGAGGACTGCCACCTTCAAAAAGTATTCGTTACGAGTAGCACTTTTTTCAACAATACAGCAAGGCAAGGAAGCATTTATACGCACCGTATTCATTTGGAGACTGACGGAAAAAG TCGTTTTCTTAATAATTCCGGTGGCGCTATTTTcctcgtctcgtcgtttttgggCATGAGTGGAcgcattttctttatagGAAATTCAGCAGAAAAGGGCGCCGGCATGGCCGTCATTTCCGGCAGTCAG GTCGACTTGAGTCGACTTGAATCTGGGCATTTTGAAAACAACTTTGTCAACAGTTACGGAGGCGTTTTGTGGGCGGATGAGGCGAGCACGGAGGCTACGTACGAAAATTTGGTTTTTGACTATTCgtttgatgacgttgaccGAACGCGACCGTGTTTTATCTCCTTCGGAAACGAACATCCTGAACAACAG ATAAGCGGAAATATTACTGTGATTAATAATACAGCCGGAATTGACGGAGACGTCGTGTACGCCTACACGTTTCGTCACTGTTGGCTCGCTAATTTTGCACCGGGATTCAATTTGGGTGGACTACAGAAGCAAGTGGCCTTTGTGACGACTTCGGCTCACTCTGTGCACAGCATAGCCAGTTCGGCGCCAAATTATCTCACCTTCGAAGGAGCCAGTTGCCGCTGTTTTAAACCAGCAGGTAAAAAACTCTATCTTTCCTTAGAAAAATGCAACAGCACAGAAGCACTGCAATT ATTCTCTAACATCTCTAGCTTGGCGACGAGTGCTCGTCTTCTTGTTGACGAACTACAACTATTGGATGACAATAGAAAATCTCTTAATCCGGCGGCGGGAATTGGCTCGCTTCCCCATCCCGATATGCTCTACTTTCCCTGGTCGTGGCTCGTCTACAGCGACGATACAATCGAGACGGGATCGCTACGTGCCGCCACCGATCAACCCAATCCCAGTTCCATCATTCTTACGCCTTCGCCCGGCAAAGAATTCGTAATGAACTTCACAATGAAAGGCCAATTCCTCGAACCGAGCGGATCATCAACGTATATGGAATTGGAGAGTTTGAACGGATCGGTTCTACTGGAGGTGGACAAAGTCGGTTATCGAGCCGACGAGaaggttttcttttcaccTCAACAACCTCTCTCGACTGTACGACTTCATGGTCGCGAAGGAAGCAGGGGAAATCTCGTCGTGCGCGCCAAGTCGCATTTAACTGACTGGCTCTTGATTATTCGCATTCCATTTATTCTCGCTCGTTGTCCGCTCGGCTTTCGCTCGCCTTCGCAATCGGTCGACTTTGATCATCTTCCCAACGTCATCAACGACGAGTATTTATCCAAGGTCTCTTGCTCGTGTCTAAATACGAAGTCGACTGAGGACGATACACTTTATTCGTCAACGATACGCTACTGTACCAACAACGCCACGGCGTTTGTGAACCTGTACAAATGGATTGGTTATCCGGACAATTTGGAGTCTTTTCCAATCAGCAACTGCAGCGAGGTGATCGCCTCAAACGAACCAACGCCAAATGGACTGTCCTGTTACTACGTCAACGATCCCATCGACGTCGTAAAGTCGTCAGATAAAACGTCTCGCAGTGCCGTGGCTAGTTGCGTTTTAGACTATTGCCGTTACTTCAGCGGCGACGGATTGGCTCTAAGGGAAGATGGAATGTGCGCCGATGGTCGGCAAGGTCTTCTGTGCGGTCAATGTAAGGATGGACATGCCGTAACACCGTCGTCATTAGAGTGTCAGAAGTGCGACGATCACTATCCGATTGTCGTGTTTCTCAATGCCTTTTTCTGTCTTctaatcgtcgtcattgttgTTGGATTTAACGTGAAATTGACGCCCATTCTTGCGGCGCTTCTATTCGTCACGCAAACGTCGCAAATCTTTGTTAATCTGAATCCCGCTGCCTATTTTATCATTCACATCGTCAACTTGGATTTTTCGTTTGGTTTGTGTTTTTCGTCGAGTTTCTCCGCCTTGGCTCGACGAGCGTGGCATTATTTCTCTCCCCTCTACACCCTCGTCTTAATTGGACTCTTGTTTCTCCTAAACAGATGCAAAGTCAAGTATCTTTCGCGTCTTCTCTCCAAACGAAATTGCCTCAACGGCCTttggctcgtcgtcgttttatCCTACTTCCGACTCGTCAACGTCGCCTTCTCGTGTCTCCGTTGCGTTCGAATCGAGCCGGACGGCGTCGTATCTCCGTCTTATCGCTTTCTCGAAGATCCGTCTGTCGCTTGCTTTGACGATGCTCATCTTAGCCTTTTCATCGGATCCGTCTTACTTTTAGGACTTGTTCTAATGCCCTTTCCCTTTGCTATTCTGTGGGCTAGACATCGACCGAGATTCAAACCGTTTGGAGACATCTATTGCTCTCCGTACAAGGACGAACGATGGTGGTGGTGTTCAGTCGATctccttcgtcgcttcgtctttGCATTGCTCGACATTTACGTTCCCGAAGGCAATCAATTCGAATGGAAGTGCAGGACACTTACAATTTACGCCGTCTTTTTACTTCTCATCCAAGGCTTAGCTAAACCCTACAAATCAACGCTAGCCAACGTTTTTGAGATGTTGGCTCTATTTGACCTGTGTATCTTGTCCGTACTAACTTCGGGGCGAGTCCTGTCTACTGTCGATGGTGCTTACGTCTACGTTTTGGTTTACCTACCTTGGTTTGCAGCGGCCTGCTTGTACGCCTATTCGAAACGAGATAAGATAATGAAAGGGACTCGTAAACGAAGTGGGACGAAATCGCATTATGAATTTACTACCGGTGCTCGTGACTCCCGCGAGAGCGCTATCAGCTTGGAAAAAATGACTGATAAATCACCGAAGCCCGGCTTACGAGACCCTTTATTGGAAGAGGagtag
- the LOC136186153 gene encoding E3 ubiquitin-protein ligase parkin-like, translated as MAKTADSVDSFVFCRECNLLEKGKVRVRCSSCRSEAYLFDGNLPRSFDELESVRFVGECLADCNRRTKAQFYTKCSRPACTSPVYPLNMVRIGKEDEECSICCCDVAGFLVVEFNCACVLCAQDATTGKVDKSCFSEYCRGNIESAARSLVFQDETVTFGCPNKHPNSWIRDIQHFRLAGSRMWTQYKDFAAQRVVEEQCPKCGCGIVGLPDDNRVECPNCSHGYCRKKGCYKPWPRDTEHTCDTTPEAPMIPGAKICPTPGCPAPHIHYFKHECHHIGSNGGCVVCDAHFCYQCLTIQNCKPQCHHGARDTCSCPLFCPNDRSCGCPICPGCPDYKGQCPECKECRGGCKHSDN; from the exons ATGGCCAAAACAGCGGACagcgtcgattcgttcgtATTCTGTCGCGAGTGCAATCTTTTGGAAAAGGGAAAAGTGCGCGTTCGCTGCTCGTCGTGCCGTTCGGAAGCGTACTTATTCGACGGCAATCTTCCccgttcgttcgacgaactcgaaagcgttcgtttcgtcggcgaatGCCTAGCCGATTGTAATCGTCGCACGAAGGCTCAATTCTACACGAAATGCAGCCGTCCGGCGTGCACGAGCCCCGTTTATCCTCTCAACATGGTCCGAataggaaaagaagacgaagagtgTTCCATTTGCTGTTGCGACGTCGCtggctttctcgtcgttgaaTTCAATTGCGCCTGCGTTCTGTGCGCTCAggacgcgacgacgggaaaagTCGACAAGTCGTGTTTTTCCGAGTATTGTCGCGGCAATATCGAAAGCGCCGCGCGATCGCTCGTCTTTCAAGACGAAACGGTCACCTTCGGGTGTCCCA aTAAGCATCCCAATTCGTGGATTAGAGATATTCAGCATTTTCGACTTGCTGGATCGAGAATGTGGACTCAGTATAAGGATTTTGCGGCGCAGCGAGTCGTGGAGGAACAGTGTCCGAAATGTGGCTGCGGTATCGTTGGATTGCCTGACGATAATCGAGTCGAATGTCCCAACTGCTCA CATGGATACTGCAGGAAAAAGGGATGTTATAAGCCATGGCCTAGAGATACTGAACATACTTGTGATACCACTCCAG AGGCTCCCATGATTCCCGGCGCCAAGATTTGTCCGACTCCCGGCTGCCCTGCGCCGCACATTCACTACTTCAAGCACGAGTGTCATCATATTGGTTCGAATGGTGGATGTGTCGTTTGTGACGCTCACTTCTGTTATcag tGTTTGACCATTCAGAATTGCAAGCCGCAGTGCCATCACGGTGCAAGGGACACGTGCTCTTGTCCTCTTTTCTGCCCAAACGATCGATCGTGTGGATGCCCTATCTGCCCTGGCTGCCCTGACTACAAAGGACAGTGTCCTGAGTGCAAGGAGTGCAGGGGCGGGTGCAAGCACAGCGATAACTAA